In one window of Cupriavidus necator N-1 DNA:
- a CDS encoding tripartite tricarboxylate transporter substrate binding protein has translation MASLIASRRPARGRRAWLAGMLATAAMVTTAALPSGASAETWPSRPIQLLIPYPPGGSADLLARPVAAKLQERLGQPVVLDYRPGAGGTIASQALARAKPDGYTLIMVLAAHAINASLYPKLPYDTRKDFAPVSLVANLPMILAGSPSLQATNVKELIAEAKAAPGKLTFASAGNGNTGHLAGELFDSVAGIKMTHVPYKGSAQVVTAMLSGEVQLTFDSISTTLPHVKSGKLRALAVTGSQRAAVAPEVPTLAEAGVPGISITGWYAVLAPAGTPQPVIDRLSTEIATVLRQPELKATLAANGYEPVGSTPAALRTHIDAEINRWSKVVKESGAQIQ, from the coding sequence ATGGCATCCCTGATCGCATCCCGGCGCCCCGCTCGGGGGCGCCGCGCATGGCTGGCCGGCATGCTGGCCACGGCCGCCATGGTCACCACCGCCGCCTTGCCGTCCGGCGCCAGCGCGGAAACCTGGCCATCGCGCCCGATCCAGCTGCTGATTCCCTATCCGCCGGGCGGCAGCGCCGACCTGCTGGCGCGCCCGGTCGCCGCCAAACTGCAGGAGCGCCTGGGCCAGCCCGTGGTGCTGGACTACCGGCCCGGCGCCGGCGGCACCATCGCCAGCCAGGCGCTGGCGCGGGCCAAGCCCGACGGCTACACCCTGATCATGGTGCTGGCCGCCCATGCCATCAATGCCAGCCTGTACCCGAAGCTGCCCTATGACACACGCAAGGACTTCGCGCCGGTCTCGCTAGTGGCCAACCTGCCGATGATCCTGGCTGGGAGCCCTTCGCTGCAGGCCACCAACGTGAAGGAGCTGATTGCCGAGGCCAAGGCCGCGCCCGGCAAGCTGACCTTCGCCTCGGCCGGCAACGGCAATACCGGCCACCTGGCGGGGGAGCTGTTCGATTCCGTCGCGGGCATCAAGATGACCCACGTTCCGTACAAGGGCAGCGCACAGGTGGTGACGGCAATGCTGTCGGGCGAGGTCCAGCTGACCTTCGACAGCATCTCCACCACCCTGCCGCACGTGAAGAGCGGCAAGCTGCGCGCACTGGCCGTGACCGGCAGCCAGCGCGCCGCGGTCGCGCCCGAGGTGCCGACGCTGGCCGAGGCCGGCGTGCCGGGCATCAGCATCACCGGCTGGTACGCGGTGCTGGCACCGGCCGGCACGCCGCAGCCCGTGATCGACCGGCTCAGCACCGAGATTGCCACGGTGCTGCGCCAGCCCGAACTGAAGGCCACGCTGGCCGCCAACGGCTATGAGCCGGTGGGCTCGACGCCCGCCGCGCTGCGCACCCATATCGACGCCGAGATCAACCGCTGGAGCAAGGTGGTGAAGGAGTCCGGCGCACAGATCCAGTAA
- a CDS encoding HipA domain-containing protein — MAERVLVASINGTPVGELHEASDAWSFRYDAAWLGNPHAFALSPALPLQPEALADGSTMRPVQWYFDNLLPEDGQRALLARDASIRNEADAFALLAHYGAESAGSLTLLPPGRGPATAPALRHLSDAALDARIHSLPSVPLTHGAVKRMSLAGAQHKLAVVLQDGALFEPGADTPSTHILKPTHQMQEIYPHSVINEWFVMSLAVRLKLEVPPVYRRYVPSPVYLIDRFDRHLTQHGQWQRLHAIDACQLLNLPRTFKYDQGSVERLAQLATLCRAPAVARARLFDWLVFNILVGNSDAHLKNLSFLVSDAGIALAPFYDLLSEAAYATRTYDKTGWPQAHRFAWPVLGVEFYSDFSRALVLEAGRALGLTGVTAERRLDAMLRGIGLAAQALYEQAEQQNAAMARERPALTGGFAGELACLRVIRFTIIADMVRALSAA, encoded by the coding sequence ATGGCTGAGCGCGTACTGGTCGCCAGCATCAACGGCACGCCGGTGGGCGAGCTACATGAGGCCAGCGATGCCTGGTCGTTCCGCTATGACGCGGCGTGGCTGGGCAACCCGCACGCCTTCGCCCTGAGCCCGGCGCTGCCGCTGCAGCCGGAGGCGCTCGCCGATGGCAGCACGATGCGGCCGGTGCAGTGGTACTTCGACAACCTGCTGCCCGAGGACGGCCAGCGTGCGCTGCTGGCACGCGATGCCAGCATCCGCAACGAGGCCGATGCCTTTGCCCTGCTGGCGCACTATGGGGCGGAATCGGCGGGCTCGCTGACGCTGCTGCCGCCCGGCCGCGGGCCGGCCACCGCGCCGGCCCTGCGCCACTTGAGCGACGCCGCGCTTGACGCCCGCATCCACAGCCTGCCCAGCGTGCCGCTTACACATGGCGCGGTCAAGCGCATGTCGCTGGCCGGCGCCCAGCACAAGCTGGCGGTGGTGCTGCAGGACGGCGCGCTGTTCGAGCCCGGCGCGGATACGCCGTCCACGCATATCCTGAAGCCGACCCACCAGATGCAGGAGATCTATCCGCATTCGGTCATCAACGAGTGGTTCGTGATGTCGCTGGCCGTGCGGCTGAAGCTGGAGGTGCCGCCGGTGTACCGGCGCTATGTGCCGTCGCCGGTCTACCTGATCGACCGTTTCGATCGCCACCTCACGCAGCACGGGCAGTGGCAGCGGCTGCATGCGATCGATGCCTGCCAGCTGCTGAACCTGCCGCGCACCTTCAAGTACGACCAGGGCAGCGTCGAGCGGCTGGCGCAACTGGCAACGCTATGCCGCGCGCCAGCGGTGGCGCGTGCACGGCTGTTCGACTGGCTGGTGTTCAACATCCTGGTGGGCAATTCGGATGCGCACCTGAAGAACCTGAGCTTCCTGGTGTCCGATGCCGGCATCGCGTTGGCGCCGTTCTACGACCTGCTCAGCGAGGCGGCTTACGCCACCCGCACCTATGACAAGACCGGCTGGCCGCAGGCGCACCGCTTTGCCTGGCCGGTGCTGGGGGTGGAGTTCTACAGCGATTTCTCGCGCGCGCTGGTGTTGGAGGCAGGGCGCGCGCTGGGCCTAACCGGCGTGACCGCCGAGCGGCGGCTGGACGCCATGCTGCGCGGCATCGGGCTGGCCGCGCAGGCGCTCTATGAGCAGGCCGAGCAACAGAACGCGGCCATGGCGCGGGAGCGCCCGGCGCTCACCGGCGGGTTTGCCGGCGAACTGGCATGCCTGCGCGTGATCCGCTTCACCATCATCGCCGACATGGTGCGGGCGCTTTCCGCGGCCTGA
- a CDS encoding NADPH:quinone oxidoreductase family protein has translation MQANDYLGLVCSRWCHWSELELQRIPRRPLAPGQVRIRVRHAGVGFALSLFVSGKYQRKPPLPFTPGTEAAGEIIEVAPDVTRLHPGQRVAAALDWGGFAEEVVAMADTVYPVPDGLELAQAAALPVTYGTVWAALAWHAALHPGETMLVHGASGALGTAAVQVGRLMGARVIATASTEAKREAALRNGAAHALPSDAATLAAAVKALCPAGGADVVFDPVGGDLFDASLRCAAPGARLLSIGYASGRIPQVPANLLLVKNLTLIGFNYGYYIGWGLTDERRRFAQRVQAMVAEIMQAAASGKLAPPVLQHFPLSDWLNAVDTTMSRRAIGKVMLDI, from the coding sequence ATGCAAGCAAACGATTACCTGGGGCTGGTCTGCTCCCGCTGGTGCCACTGGAGCGAGCTGGAACTGCAACGCATCCCGCGCCGCCCGCTGGCACCCGGCCAGGTGCGCATCCGCGTGCGGCATGCCGGGGTGGGCTTTGCGCTGAGCCTGTTTGTGTCTGGCAAGTACCAGCGCAAGCCGCCGCTGCCGTTCACGCCCGGCACCGAGGCCGCGGGCGAGATCATCGAGGTGGCGCCTGATGTCACGCGGCTGCACCCGGGCCAGCGCGTGGCCGCAGCGCTGGACTGGGGCGGCTTTGCCGAGGAAGTGGTGGCCATGGCCGACACGGTCTATCCGGTGCCTGACGGGCTGGAGCTGGCGCAGGCGGCCGCGCTGCCCGTCACCTATGGCACGGTCTGGGCGGCGCTGGCGTGGCACGCCGCGCTGCATCCGGGAGAAACCATGCTGGTCCATGGCGCCAGCGGCGCGCTGGGCACGGCCGCGGTGCAGGTGGGCCGGCTGATGGGTGCGCGCGTGATCGCCACTGCCAGCACCGAGGCCAAGCGCGAGGCGGCGCTGCGCAACGGCGCCGCGCATGCGCTGCCGTCCGACGCGGCCACGCTGGCGGCAGCGGTCAAGGCGCTGTGCCCCGCGGGCGGGGCCGACGTGGTGTTCGATCCGGTCGGCGGCGATCTCTTCGACGCCTCGCTGCGCTGCGCTGCGCCGGGCGCGCGGTTGTTGTCGATCGGCTATGCCAGCGGGCGTATCCCGCAGGTGCCGGCCAACCTGCTGCTGGTGAAGAACCTGACCCTGATCGGCTTCAACTACGGCTACTACATCGGCTGGGGCCTGACCGACGAGCGCCGGCGCTTTGCGCAGAGGGTGCAGGCGATGGTGGCCGAGATCATGCAGGCGGCAGCCAGCGGCAAGCTGGCACCGCCCGTGCTGCAGCACTTCCCGCTGAGCGACTGGCTCAACGCCGTCGACACCACGATGTCGCGCCGCGCCATCGGCAAGGTCATGCTGGATATCTGA
- the prmB gene encoding 50S ribosomal protein L3 N(5)-glutamine methyltransferase: protein MATPSPLRTVRDLLRLAVSRFTAARLSFGHGSANAYDEAAYLVLHTLNLPLDTLDPFLDARLLPEEVDAVLKVIDRRVNERVPAAYITHEAFMHGLRFYVDSRVIVPRSFIGELLQDGLEPWVGETDSIGPVLELCTGSGCLPIVAAHVWPNAKIDAVDISPDALAVARRNVADYKMDDRIRLYEGDLYAPLPHGATYDVILTNPPYVNEGSMQALPPEYLAEPRIALAGGDDGMDVVRRIIAGAKARLNPGGVLVVEIGNEHANVEAAFPELEIVWLPVSAGDEQVFLLTYDALPG, encoded by the coding sequence ATGGCAACGCCCTCTCCCCTGCGCACCGTGCGCGACCTGCTGCGTCTCGCAGTCTCGCGCTTTACCGCCGCGCGCCTGTCCTTCGGCCACGGCAGCGCCAATGCCTATGACGAAGCCGCCTACCTGGTGCTGCATACGCTGAACCTGCCGCTCGACACGCTCGACCCCTTCCTGGACGCGCGCCTGCTGCCCGAGGAAGTCGATGCCGTGCTCAAGGTCATCGACCGCCGCGTCAATGAGCGCGTGCCGGCCGCCTACATCACGCACGAGGCCTTTATGCACGGCCTGCGCTTCTACGTCGATTCACGCGTGATCGTGCCGCGCAGCTTTATCGGCGAACTGCTGCAGGACGGGCTGGAGCCGTGGGTCGGCGAGACCGACAGCATCGGCCCGGTGCTGGAGCTGTGCACCGGTTCCGGCTGCCTGCCGATCGTGGCCGCGCACGTCTGGCCGAACGCGAAGATCGACGCTGTCGACATCTCGCCCGACGCGCTCGCCGTGGCACGCCGCAACGTGGCCGACTACAAGATGGACGACCGCATCCGGCTGTATGAGGGCGACCTGTACGCGCCGCTGCCGCATGGCGCCACCTACGACGTGATCCTGACCAACCCGCCCTACGTCAACGAAGGCTCGATGCAGGCGCTGCCGCCGGAATACCTGGCCGAGCCGCGCATCGCCCTGGCCGGCGGCGACGACGGCATGGACGTGGTGCGGCGGATCATCGCCGGCGCCAAGGCGCGCCTGAACCCGGGCGGCGTGCTGGTGGTGGAGATCGGCAACGAGCACGCCAACGTGGAAGCTGCGTTCCCCGAGCTGGAAATCGTCTGGCTGCCGGTCAGCGCGGGGGATGAGCAGGTATTCCTGCTGACCTACGACGCCCTGCCGGGCTGA
- the dapE gene encoding succinyl-diaminopimelate desuccinylase, which translates to MTATLAATLALTEDLIRRRSVTPADEGCQAILETRLKALGFDCEALVSGPDDFRVTNLWAVRRGTQGKDGKLLAFAGHTDVVPTGPLEQWHSDPFEPTHRDGKLYGRGAADMKTSIAGFVVAVEEFVKAHPAHAGSIAFLITSDEEGPAHDGTIKVVEALSARGERLDYCVIGEPTSVDTLGDMVKNGRRGSLSGKLTVKGIQCHIAYPHLGRNPIHEAAPALAELAAEVWDQGNEYFPPTSWQMSNIHGGTGATNVIPGHVTIDFNFRFSTASTPEGLKARVHAILDRHQLEYALDWTLGGEPFLTPRGELSDALSSAIEAETGVKTELSTTGGTSDGRFIARICPQVIEFGPPNASIHKIDEHVEVRFIEPLKNVYRGVLERLVA; encoded by the coding sequence ATGACCGCCACCCTCGCCGCCACCCTCGCCCTCACCGAAGACCTGATCCGCCGCCGCTCCGTCACGCCCGCCGACGAAGGCTGCCAGGCCATCCTGGAAACCCGCCTTAAGGCGCTCGGCTTTGACTGCGAAGCGCTCGTCAGCGGCCCCGACGATTTCCGCGTGACCAACCTGTGGGCGGTCAGGCGCGGCACGCAGGGCAAGGACGGCAAGCTGCTGGCCTTTGCCGGCCATACCGACGTGGTGCCGACCGGCCCGCTGGAGCAGTGGCATTCGGACCCGTTCGAACCGACGCACCGCGACGGCAAGCTGTACGGCCGCGGTGCCGCCGACATGAAGACCTCGATCGCCGGATTCGTGGTGGCGGTGGAAGAGTTCGTCAAGGCGCACCCTGCGCATGCCGGCTCGATCGCCTTCCTGATCACCAGCGACGAGGAAGGCCCAGCGCACGACGGCACCATCAAGGTGGTCGAGGCCCTGTCCGCGCGCGGCGAGCGCCTGGACTACTGCGTGATCGGCGAGCCGACCTCGGTCGACACGCTCGGCGACATGGTCAAGAACGGCCGCCGCGGCTCGCTGTCGGGCAAGCTCACGGTCAAGGGCATCCAGTGCCATATCGCCTACCCGCACCTGGGCCGCAACCCGATCCATGAAGCCGCGCCGGCGCTGGCCGAGCTGGCCGCCGAGGTCTGGGACCAGGGCAATGAGTACTTCCCGCCGACCAGCTGGCAGATGTCGAACATCCACGGCGGCACCGGCGCCACCAACGTGATCCCGGGCCACGTCACCATCGACTTCAATTTCCGCTTCTCGACCGCCAGCACGCCGGAAGGCCTGAAGGCGCGCGTGCATGCGATCCTGGACCGCCACCAGCTCGAATACGCGCTGGACTGGACCCTGGGCGGCGAGCCCTTCCTGACCCCGCGCGGCGAGCTGTCCGACGCGCTGTCGTCGGCGATCGAGGCCGAGACCGGCGTCAAGACCGAGCTGTCGACCACCGGCGGCACCTCGGACGGGCGCTTTATCGCCAGGATCTGCCCGCAGGTGATCGAGTTCGGCCCGCCCAACGCCAGCATCCACAAGATCGACGAGCACGTTGAAGTGCGCTTCATCGAGCCGCTGAAGAACGTTTACCGCGGCGTGCTGGAACGTCTCGTCGCCTGA
- a CDS encoding class I adenylate-forming enzyme family protein → MTQPTPLLRPFTTMSVLVREHATQRPAQRALMHGERVLDYAGLDAAMDRIAAALARDGVRPGEAIAICASSSIEYAAVYLGAVRAGVVVAPLAPSSTPDSLAGMVADAGARILFADATVADVLQPVRGQLAATPIVTLDGSDAGQPYQAWLAPAGTPVTEPGIRPEMPLNIIYSSGTTGTPKGIVQSHGMRWAHVSRGAATGYGTHAITLLSTPLYSNTTLASFFPTIGLGGTAILMTKFDAGQYLALAQQHRATHTMLVPVQYQRLLAHPEFDRHDLSSFQQKFCTSAPFSPALKAEVLRRWPGALTELYGMTEGGGGCLLFADQFPDKLHTVGRPATGADVRIIDDEGRELPPGSTGEVVGRSAAMMNGYHNQPEKTAETEWHDAQGQRFIRTGDIGHFDEDGFLVLMDRKKDMIISGGFNIYPSDLEAVVREHPAVADVSVVGVPSERWGETPVAFVALRAGGGATAQDVLAWANQHLGKTQRLAAIHEVESLPRSAIGKVLKRELRDRITGA, encoded by the coding sequence ATGACCCAACCGACCCCGCTTCTACGCCCCTTCACCACCATGTCCGTGCTCGTGCGCGAGCACGCCACGCAGCGCCCCGCACAGCGCGCCCTGATGCATGGCGAGCGCGTGCTCGACTATGCCGGTCTAGATGCCGCCATGGACCGCATCGCCGCGGCGCTGGCCCGCGACGGCGTGCGCCCCGGCGAAGCCATCGCCATCTGCGCGTCGTCCTCGATCGAATACGCCGCGGTGTACCTGGGCGCGGTGCGCGCCGGCGTGGTCGTGGCGCCGCTGGCGCCGTCATCCACGCCGGACAGCCTGGCCGGCATGGTTGCCGACGCGGGCGCGCGCATCCTGTTCGCGGATGCCACCGTGGCCGACGTGCTGCAGCCCGTGCGCGGCCAGCTGGCCGCCACGCCCATCGTCACGCTGGACGGCAGCGACGCAGGCCAGCCGTACCAGGCCTGGCTGGCACCCGCCGGCACGCCGGTGACCGAGCCCGGGATCCGCCCCGAGATGCCGCTCAACATCATCTATTCCTCCGGCACCACCGGCACCCCCAAGGGCATCGTGCAGTCGCACGGCATGCGCTGGGCCCATGTGTCGCGCGGCGCCGCCACCGGCTACGGCACGCATGCCATCACGCTGCTGTCGACGCCGCTGTACTCCAACACCACGCTGGCCAGCTTCTTCCCGACCATCGGCCTGGGCGGCACGGCGATCCTGATGACCAAGTTCGATGCGGGCCAGTACCTGGCGCTGGCACAGCAGCATCGCGCCACGCACACCATGCTGGTGCCGGTGCAGTACCAGCGGCTGCTGGCACATCCGGAGTTCGACCGCCATGACCTGTCGTCCTTCCAGCAGAAGTTCTGCACCAGCGCGCCGTTCAGCCCCGCCCTGAAGGCCGAAGTGCTGCGGCGCTGGCCGGGCGCGCTGACCGAGCTGTACGGCATGACCGAAGGCGGCGGCGGCTGCCTGCTGTTCGCCGACCAGTTCCCCGACAAGCTGCATACCGTGGGGCGCCCCGCCACCGGTGCCGATGTGCGCATCATCGACGACGAGGGCCGCGAGCTGCCGCCCGGCAGCACCGGCGAAGTGGTGGGCCGCTCGGCGGCGATGATGAACGGCTACCACAACCAGCCGGAGAAGACGGCCGAGACCGAATGGCATGACGCGCAGGGCCAGCGCTTTATCCGCACCGGCGATATCGGCCACTTCGACGAAGACGGCTTCCTGGTGCTGATGGACCGCAAGAAGGACATGATCATCTCGGGCGGCTTCAACATCTACCCGAGCGATCTCGAGGCGGTGGTGCGCGAACACCCGGCGGTGGCAGACGTGTCGGTGGTGGGCGTGCCGTCGGAGCGCTGGGGCGAGACCCCGGTGGCCTTCGTCGCGCTGCGCGCCGGCGGCGGCGCCACGGCGCAGGACGTGCTGGCCTGGGCCAACCAGCACCTGGGCAAGACCCAGCGGCTGGCCGCGATACATGAGGTGGAGAGCCTGCCGCGCAGCGCCATCGGCAAGGTGCTCAAGCGCGAACTGCGCGACCGCATCACCGGCGCCTGA
- a CDS encoding helix-turn-helix domain-containing protein, with amino-acid sequence MPVTLTEPGDIGAFVRAARKAQGLRQDDAAGAIGVSENFMVRVENGAEGIQWGKLFQVLEGLGLRVVVDMPEAAAPLVAAELAKLRQRQARSRNRRAAVKGGDQHG; translated from the coding sequence GTGCCAGTGACCCTCACCGAACCCGGCGATATCGGCGCCTTCGTGCGCGCTGCCCGCAAGGCGCAAGGCCTGCGCCAGGACGATGCCGCAGGCGCCATCGGCGTCAGCGAGAACTTCATGGTGCGCGTGGAGAACGGGGCCGAAGGCATCCAGTGGGGCAAGCTGTTCCAGGTGCTGGAAGGGCTTGGCCTGCGCGTGGTGGTCGACATGCCGGAGGCGGCGGCACCGCTGGTAGCGGCCGAGCTGGCCAAGCTCAGGCAGCGCCAGGCGCGTAGCCGCAACCGGCGCGCAGCGGTCAAGGGAGGCGACCAGCATGGCTGA
- a CDS encoding MFS transporter, whose translation MTASNARLPGSPDALPAHAPAAHAARGIALLTFAFALSQFFRSCLAVMAPELQHDFGLSPAGFGALSSSFFLAFAVAQIPVGVAFDRYGVGRPTALLLAVGAVSSILFVLAPNGAAATLAQVGLGLACAPVFMGLLHFASEQLSERDYTRVVSRSNAMGMIGALCATAPLGWAISLIGWRPSMAISALGMVAACYGVWRFVRDQGHAEARSASWPAMLSESLQLLKLAPLWTLIPLCVAMSAGTAFRNAWSGPYLADVFGLGSAPRGVALALLSLAGFLTAFLLPVLVRRNTLKTAIAGWSCFAMSGSFLLALWPDSGIGYGVAMMALLSTIGMLHPLVMAQGRGLVPPSRRGRGLGLLNTFVFLGSALTSWGYGLIANAGHVRGWPLPSTYAAIFLSAGLLIAAALVPYFFSQPHPTSH comes from the coding sequence GTGACCGCCAGCAACGCCCGCCTCCCCGGTTCGCCCGACGCCCTGCCCGCCCATGCCCCGGCAGCGCACGCCGCGCGCGGTATCGCCCTGCTGACGTTCGCCTTTGCGCTCAGCCAGTTCTTCCGCTCCTGCCTGGCGGTGATGGCGCCCGAGCTGCAGCATGATTTCGGGCTGTCGCCGGCGGGCTTTGGCGCACTGTCTTCGTCGTTCTTCCTGGCCTTTGCCGTGGCGCAAATCCCCGTGGGCGTTGCCTTCGACCGCTACGGCGTGGGGCGGCCGACCGCGCTGCTGCTGGCGGTGGGCGCCGTGTCGTCGATCCTGTTCGTGCTGGCGCCCAACGGCGCGGCGGCCACGCTGGCGCAGGTGGGGCTGGGGCTGGCGTGCGCGCCGGTCTTCATGGGCCTGCTGCATTTCGCCTCCGAGCAGCTGTCCGAGCGCGACTACACCCGCGTGGTCAGCCGCTCCAATGCCATGGGCATGATTGGCGCGCTGTGTGCCACGGCGCCGCTGGGCTGGGCCATCTCGCTGATCGGCTGGCGCCCGTCGATGGCGATATCGGCGCTGGGCATGGTCGCGGCCTGCTATGGCGTGTGGCGCTTCGTGCGCGACCAGGGCCATGCCGAGGCCCGCAGTGCGTCGTGGCCGGCGATGCTGTCGGAAAGCCTGCAGCTGCTGAAGCTGGCGCCGTTGTGGACGCTGATTCCGCTGTGCGTGGCAATGTCCGCCGGCACCGCCTTCCGCAATGCCTGGAGCGGCCCCTACCTGGCCGACGTGTTCGGCCTGGGCTCGGCGCCGCGCGGGGTGGCGCTGGCGCTGCTGAGCCTGGCCGGCTTCCTGACCGCCTTCCTGCTGCCGGTGCTGGTACGCCGCAACACGCTCAAGACCGCCATCGCCGGCTGGTCGTGCTTTGCCATGTCGGGCTCGTTCCTGCTGGCGTTATGGCCGGACAGCGGCATCGGCTACGGCGTGGCGATGATGGCGCTGCTGTCGACCATCGGCATGCTGCACCCGCTGGTGATGGCGCAGGGCCGCGGGCTGGTCCCGCCGTCGCGGCGCGGGCGCGGGCTGGGCCTGCTCAACACCTTTGTGTTCCTGGGATCGGCGCTGACGTCATGGGGCTACGGGCTGATCGCCAATGCCGGCCATGTGCGTGGCTGGCCGCTGCCCTCCACCTATGCGGCGATCTTCCTGTCCGCGGGCCTGCTGATTGCCGCCGCACTGGTGCCCTACTTCTTCAGCCAGCCGCACCCCACCAGTCATTAG
- a CDS encoding CaiB/BaiF CoA transferase family protein has protein sequence MHHAQAATEDAMFDGLTVLDLSQGIAGPYCGLILRQQGARVIKVEPPGGDWSRQMGRIRAGQTAIAVACNAGKESVLLDARSGSGRAAIARLAQQADVVIQNFRPGVAERMGVGYEALAARNPALVYVSISGYGHAGPMANMPAVDTTMQAFSGLMHLNRDSAGQPRRIAFYMVDLSTGLYAAQHASAALYKAARNGRGRHVRLSLLETSAALQSYLMVDDAMFPDAELAVANAPTGLFDAADGRLYLSMLNDAMFVRLATLLGFDDWLADITLHTSAGRLPRAAELVRRVAQAIAAQPLAHWDALLTEHDVLFARVGHARDLLESAQCAQAGVFGRLPLAGIGEVPWANLPGMAGSERPAGNAPALGQHTEAVLAEFGIGS, from the coding sequence ATGCACCATGCACAAGCGGCAACGGAAGATGCCATGTTCGACGGCCTGACCGTGCTAGACCTGAGCCAGGGCATCGCCGGCCCGTACTGCGGCCTGATCCTGCGCCAGCAGGGTGCGCGCGTGATCAAGGTGGAGCCGCCTGGCGGCGACTGGTCGCGGCAGATGGGGCGCATCCGCGCCGGCCAGACCGCGATTGCGGTCGCCTGCAACGCGGGCAAGGAGAGCGTACTGCTGGACGCGCGCAGCGGCAGCGGCCGGGCCGCCATCGCCAGGCTGGCGCAGCAGGCCGACGTGGTGATCCAGAACTTCCGCCCCGGCGTGGCCGAGCGCATGGGCGTTGGCTACGAGGCACTGGCCGCGCGCAACCCGGCGCTGGTCTATGTCTCGATCTCGGGCTACGGCCATGCCGGCCCGATGGCGAACATGCCGGCGGTGGACACCACCATGCAGGCTTTCAGCGGCCTGATGCACCTGAACCGCGACAGCGCCGGCCAGCCGCGCCGCATTGCCTTCTACATGGTCGACCTGAGCACCGGGCTTTATGCGGCCCAGCATGCGTCGGCAGCGCTGTACAAGGCCGCCCGCAACGGCCGCGGCCGGCACGTGCGGCTGTCACTGCTGGAGACCAGTGCCGCGCTGCAGTCTTACCTGATGGTGGATGACGCCATGTTCCCCGATGCGGAGCTGGCCGTGGCCAATGCGCCCACCGGGCTGTTCGATGCGGCCGATGGCCGGCTGTACCTGAGCATGCTCAACGACGCCATGTTCGTGCGGCTGGCAACGCTGCTGGGTTTCGACGACTGGCTGGCCGATATCACGCTGCACACCAGCGCCGGCCGTTTGCCGCGCGCGGCGGAGCTGGTCCGGCGCGTGGCGCAGGCCATTGCCGCACAGCCGCTGGCGCACTGGGATGCGCTGCTGACCGAGCACGATGTGCTGTTCGCGCGCGTGGGCCATGCACGGGACCTGCTGGAGAGCGCGCAATGCGCGCAGGCGGGCGTGTTCGGCCGGCTGCCGCTGGCAGGGATCGGCGAAGTGCCGTGGGCCAACCTGCCAGGCATGGCAGGATCGGAACGGCCGGCAGGCAATGCGCCGGCGCTGGGCCAGCATACCGAAGCGGTGCTGGCGGAGTTCGGCATCGGCAGCTGA